The window GTTCGTAGCTTCCGGTGGAACGCCCGTGCACCGTTCGAGTCGACGGGAACGGGACACGTCGACCGACGCACCCAGTAAGTGGGCGCCGCCGGGTGCACGTCATCGGATTTTCTGAGGACCATTATAAGAGTACGCCGCCAAATATCACACGAGATAACCAAAGAAGGAGTCGAGAGTATTCCCGACGGCGTCTCCGAAACTCGAACTATCGGGTCAGTATCGTGTGTACGAACAGTCGCGACCGGTCGCCGGTTCCAGAGCGCTGCAACCATCGAATCCTCGCGACCTTACAGTCGCGACCGGTCACCGGTTCCAGCGGTCATCGCACTCGCGAGTGCGCCCTCGACGACGACTTCGTCGCCGAGTGTCGTGAGTTGAATCTCGGGGATGTTCGACATCACCATGTCGCTCATCTGCTCACGGATTGGGTCGAGAATCAACTCTGGATTGTTGAGTGCCACGGCACCGCCGACGTAGATGATGAGTGGAGCGTACGCGTGGACGATGTTGGCGACACCCATCGCGTTCCAGTGTCCCACCTGGTCGACGACGTGGTCGGCGAACTCGTCGTCGCCGGCGTGTTCGAACACGTCGACCGCAGAAAAGTCGGGGTCGTCGATGGGGAGTGCGGTCTCGACTGGGTCTTCTTGGTGGAGTTCGCGTGCGTATTTCGGGATGTTGTTCCCCGAGCAGTACCCCTCCCAGTGGCCGTCGTGACCACACCCACAGGTCATGAACCCGTTCGGGTCGAGCGTCATGTGACCGACTTCACCGGCGTTACCGTCCCACCCGGCGAGGACGTGCCCGTCCACACAGACGCCCGCGCCGACACCCGAGGAGATAGTGAGATAGACCATGTCGTCGGGGTTCCGGTCGGAGTGGAATCGTTCGCCGATGACGCCGGCGTTCGTGTCGTTGTGGAGGTACACGTTGTCCGTGTCCAAGAGGACAGAGAGTGGCCCAGTCAACGGAATTCGGTCGATGGTGTCCGGCAGGTTTGCCGGGTTCTCGACTGCGCCCTCGGCCAAATCGAGGGGACCAATCGCACCGATACCACACGCAACTGCGTCACTCGGGTCGATACCTGCTTCCGCACATGCCCGCCTGACGACGCCGAGAACCGCCTCGGTGACCGCGATACCGGTCGGCCCACGGGGCGTTCCATCACGGGCCTGTCCGAGGATTTCTCCCTCGTCGTCGGCGACGACTGAGCGAACGTTCGTCGCCCCAAGGTCGACACCCACGTAGTACGCCATTGTCACCATAGGGATGCGCACGCCACTTAACTAAGCGGGATTTCGCGTCGATTTACTCGCGAGACGGTAGCGATTCCCACGTCACTACGCCGTGTTCGTGCTCGGGAGTTTCGGGATGAGCCACGAGAGGAACGAGTCCATACTACGCGACTGGAGCCAGACGGTTCCGGGTCCCGTGAAGGTACAGACGAGTCCTTCGCCGCTGAACAGTGTGGATTTGAGGCCGCCGACACGTTCGACCGAGAAGGTGGCCGTGCCGTCGAAGGCGACGATGTGGCCGGTGTCGACAGTGTAGTGTTCGCCGTCGCTCAGTTCGACTTCGTGGATGGCACCGTAACTCGACAGGAAACTGTCGCCAGTCCCCTCCAACTTCAGGAGAAACAGGCCTTCGCTGCCGAAGAACGTCTTCGCACCGCCGAACGAGGTGTCGAGGTCGAGTGCGACGTCGGACGCGAGGTACGACCCCGACTGGACGTACATCGTCTCGTCTTCGAGACGCTGGTGGACGATGTCACCGGGAAGCGGTGGGGCGAGCGAAACGTCACCCGCGGTCCGTGCGTGGAACGTGTTCTGGAAGAACGACTCGCCGCCGAGGACGCTCCGTTTGAGCGACCCGAAGAGGCCTCCGTTGGCGTTCGTCTCGATGTCGATACCGTCAGCGAAACTCACCATAGAACCGGCTTCTGAGCGTATCGACTCGCCCTCGTCGAGTGAGACGGTCAGGAGGGCGAATGCTGGACGATAGTCGATAGTGTGGTCCATGGGGGGTATGACGACGCACCACGGTATGTACGTATCCCCGGACAGAAAGCGCGTGACTGGAAGCTACTTCGTATCTGCACGGACGAACGTCACGGGGCACGGCGATTCGAGCATGACCTCTTGTGCGAGGCTTCCGAAGACGGCCTTCCCCGCCGGCGAGCGTTTGCGGCCGCCGACGATGAGGCGGTCGGCGTCGACTTCGCCCGCGAGTTCGACGAGTTTCTTTCCGTGGTCGCCGACTGGCCCACGAATCTCGTACGAGATGTCTTCGTCTTCGAACTTCGAGACGAGTTCGCGGACCGTCGCGTGTCGGCGCGCGACGTCGTCACCCGAAACCTCCTCGGCTGTGATATCGAAGTCGAGGTTGTCGAGTGCCTCGTTGTACTCCTCTTTGGTGAAGACGTGCCCGACGACGACTGTCGCACCTGTCGGCCCGGCAATATCTATCGTCTCTTCTGCGAGTCGGTCGATTCGGTCCGCATCGCCCGCGCCGACGGCGAGCAAGATGGTTTCGATGGCCATACCACGCCGTTCGACCCGATATCACTTAACCGTGGCGGGAGTTTTTACTCACTTTAGAAAAAATATTTTGTCCATTGCCGTCTACCGCCGCTCGTGTGTCACGTCACGCCGTATCACTATGTATGTTCTGTCGGCGTCGCTCGCGTCGGTGGCGTCCGCTCTGCCCGCCGCGTCGAGTGAGCGTGACGCTCGGCAGTGACGGTGTGCAAGAGAATTCGAATCCGAGGCGGACTCGTCTAGTAGTCCGGTGCGTCGTCTTCGACAGCGCGCTTCATCGAGTCACGGCGCGACTTCGCGTCGCGGCCCGTCGCTTCGAGCAGGAACTCGTTTTTCGCGTTGACGGCTTCACCGGCCGCTTCGAGGTCGTCGGGAGAGAGGTCGGTCGGGTCCGCCTCTTCGAAGTTGACCGCGAGGCGGTCCTTCTTCCCGCTGTACTTGACGGCACCGACGACGACACGCTTGAACACGGGGTTCTTCGGTTCGCCGACGACGTACAGGTCGCTCCCTTTGAAATCCTCGGTCCCCGTGATGGGGCCGAAGTAGTCTTCGACGGTCGCTTCCATGTCAGGTATTCGCTCTTCGAGCGTCTCCCCACGACGCATCTTGTACTCCTTCATGCGGCCACTTTCGAGAGGGGATGGTTTACCTGTTTCGCGACTCTACGACGCCTGTGATGGCGTGGCGGGGTCAGGCCTCGCGCTCTGCGATGTAGCCCTTTTTACACTCGGGGCAGATGTCGCCTGCCCGCATCGACGACGCGGAGGCCGCGCGCGAGTGTCCGCAGTTCGGACAGTAGTACTCGATTGCCTGGTCTGGCGCCTCGAGGTTGGTCTCTTCTGCTCGAACGAACTCGTCGGCGTCGTCCGCTTCGACGTACTCGCCGTTGGACGCCGGATTCACGGACCCGTTCACTTCGGGCGTGAGACCGCCGCCGAACGAGACAGAGGCCGGTTCGCCGTCGTCGGGTTTCGCGTCCCATCCCTCGTCTTCACCCGGTGCTTCGGGCCACGCACCGTGCTCGCGCGTCGGTTTCGGTGCGTCGCCAGCGGTGTCCGCTTCCGCGTCGGCGTCGATGAACTCGGCGTCGTCGCCGTCTGGGGCCGGTGCAGGTGCCGACTCGTCGGTGTCGACGTCCGAAACCTCGTCGGGCCACTGCGTCCGGTCACGCTGGGCCTCGTCGTCGTGCTCGTCGTCGAGGATGATGGCGTCGTCGGTGACTGGCGGTTCGGCCTCCTCAGGTGCCTCGTCGGCCTCGACTGTCTCGTCGACCGCCGGATGGTCCGGCGTCGATTGGGCGTCCGCGACTGCTTCGGTCTCCGGGTCTGGCGCCGTCTCGATGTCGGGCGCAGTATCGGTCTCCGACGGTGCCTCTGCTTCGGCGTCCGGACCGCTGGCCTCGGAAGTTCCCGGCTTTGGGTTGGCCGGTTCGAACCCCGCCGCCGCCGTCTCGACTTCGCCTTCCGTCATCCCGACTTCCTCGGGCGTCCGAATAGCTGTGACCTCTTTGTTCTCGCTGATGACCTGTTCGTGCCCGCATCGGCTACACACTTGCAGTTCTCTAATCGACACAACCACCTCGTCGCCGCGTTCCTCGCGCTCCCGTTCCGTCTCGGGGTCACCGTACGAGTGCCCGAGAAGACGGCAAGTAAGTCCCATTACGCGAGGATTCCGGTGTTCGGGAACAAAAAGCTACCCCCTGACAGTCAGACGAGTGTCAGACGGTCGGTACAGGTAAACGGGAGGCGAACGATGTATCGGCTATGAGAGCGAGGCGGGAGTTTCGGAACCGCCGCGACATCGAAGTCGCGGTACTCGATGCGCTCGTCGACCGCCACGACGAAGGGATGACGGTATTCGAACTCCGAGCTGCCGTCGACGCCGACATCGACACCATCGAAGACGCGCTGTCGGCGTTGAAGTCGGAAAACCTCATCGTGGTCGAGGAGGCGCAGCAACGCGTCCTCATCCACCCAGACGAGCGAGTCGTTCCAGACCCGAGTGAAGAGATGAAGAACGACGCGACGCTGTTGGACCGCCTGCGCAAACGCCTCGGGTTGTAGTCGAAACCCGAGTCTCGTCGCGACGAACGACCGCGGAGTGTGAGGGTTTTACCCGCTGAGGCCAAACGGGGAGTCATGACACTCGTCGCCGACATCCACGAGGCCCACGGTGCGACGTTCGAGACGCGCGGTGGAGTCGAGGTTGTGAGCCACTACGGCCGACCGGACCGGACACACCGTGCCGTCCGCAACGGTGTCGGAGTCATCGAACACGGATACGGCGTCGTCGCCGTCGAAGGAGACGACCGCGTCGAGTACGTCGACAACGCGGTCACGAACAACGTCCCGACAGAAGACGGCGAAGGCGTCTACGCGCTCCTCCTCGACCCAGACGGCCGTATCGAGACGGAGATGTACGTCTACAACGCCGGCGAGCGACTCCTCATTTTCACCCCGCCGGACCGCGCGGAACCGCTCGTCGAAGAGTGGCGTTCGAAGACGTTCCTCCAACGCGTCCGCATCCGCGACGCCTCCGAGGAGTTCGCCGTCTTCGGCGTCCACGGGTCGAAGTCGACCGAGAAGGTGGCGAGCATCCTCTCGGGCGCCGGCGCACCCGAACCAGAACTGACCTTCGTCCGCGGGTCTATCGGCGGTGAGTACGGTGTGACGGTCATCGCCTCGGACAACCCTACCGGCGAAGAGGGCTACGACCTCATCTGCCGGGCGAAAGACGCCGAAGACGTGTTCGACGCCCTCCTGTTCTACGGCAACCCCGCAGTGCCCGTCGGCTACCAGACGTGGGAGAGCCTCACCGCCGAGGCCGGGACACCGCTGTTCGAGACGGAACTCCGAGGGAACATCCCCAACGTCGTCGGCGTCCGCAACGCCCTCGACTTCGACAAGGGCTGCTTCGTGGGCCAAGAAGTCGTCTCGAAGGTCGAAAACCGCGGTCAGCCGTCGCGTCGACTCGTCGGGTTCCGGGCCGAGTCCCGTCCCGATGCGGGTATCGACGCGTTCGGCGGGTCCAACGTACTCGTCGACGGCACCTCCGTTGGGTCCGTGACCCGCGCCGTCGAGAGTCCGAACCTCGGGTCGCCCATCGGGTTCGCACTCGTGAACTACGACATCGACACCGACGAACTCACCATCAGCGTCGACGACGAACAGGTCTCGGCCACCGTCGAATCGCTCCCGTTCGTCGAGGGGAGCGCTCGCTCGGCACGGATTCCAACGTACCCGGAGTGAAGTAGAGACCCGGGACACCGAGCGAGCCACCGCCGGTTTCGCCGGTCAGAACAACTTCTTCAGGTGTTCGCGCGAGAAGAACGAACTCGGCTTGTCCATGTGAACACCGATTTCTCCGGAGAGCGACCACAGACCGACGTGTTGGAGCCATTCGGGGAACGAGTAGCACTTCCGCACGAGGTGACCGAGTCGAATCTCCGTCGAGAGTTCGTCTCGCCACGCGGACTCGTAGTCGGCCAGCGTCTCGGGGTCATCCGGGTCGATAGTCTCGGCGGCCACGTCGGCGGCGGTCATCCCGTAGAGAATCCCGCCACCGGTGAACGGTTTCGTCTGCGCGGCGGCGTCGCCGACGAGGAACGCACGTCGCGTCGTCGTGCGCTTCGGCGGGCCGATTGGAATCGCCCCCGAACAAAAGTGCTCTGTCTCCACGTCGTAGGTGTCGGTGAGGGCTTCGAACATCTCGTTGACCTCCGCACCCGGTGGGGCGGCGAGTCCGTACTCGACACCGGCGTCGCCGCGGGGGATGCGCCACGCGAAGAACCGCGGAACCGTGAGGTGAACGTCGACGAAGTCTCCGTCGTCCGGTTCCGGGTCGAACGCGAGGACGCCGTGGAGCGTCTCTGCCGGTTCGGGGAGGTCCAGTGACCGGCGGACCCGCGAGGTGGGGCCGTCGCACCCGGCGACCATCTTCGCGTCGAACGAAACAGTTCCAGCCTCGCCGGCGACGCTGACAGTCAGTTCGACCTTGTCGTCGAACTCCTCGATTGCAGTGACGGTGTGGCCTTCACGAACGTCGGCACCGGCCTCGCGGGCACAGTCGGCGAGCGTTCGGTCGAGTTCGACGCGGTCGATGACGTTCGAGACTTCCGTCTGTTTGTAGAAGGGATACGCCTTCGAGTTCGGGCCGCCGACGTGGAAATCGGCTCCGTAGATGCGGTTCTGAAAGAGGTGGTCGCGGGCCTCGTCGGGGACGTACTCCCAGATATCGGTGCTTACGTGCCCGGAGCACGCGAGCGGCGTGCCGACCTCACCTTTCTCCAGTGCGAGGACGTCGTATCCGGCCTCGGCCGCACGACGGGCGAACCGCGCGCCGGCAGGACCAACGCCGACGACGGCGAAATCGTACATACACGGGCGTTGACGCGACGACCAATGAATCTTCTCGCTTTGGTCGAACAGTCTCGGGGGACCGCACTCACCCGACGATGGCGAGGCCAGACGCCGTCCGTCGCTCGTCGCGCCACGGGATGTCGAGACGTGTCCACGAGTCGCCGAAATCGGTCGTCCGGTAGAGGCCGTGGTCGTTGGTCGCGTAGCACTCGCCAGCGGAGACGCCCGCTGTTAAGACCGCACGAGTGACGCCAGACCCAGTCGGCAAGCCAGTGTCGTCGAGGCGTTCCCATGGCCCGCCGCCGCGAGCACGGTACAGATAGCTCTCGGCGGACCCCGTCGAGTGCGCACGCATCGGACTTCGCGCCGCGGTCAAGAGCGTCGAGTACGGGTCCGCCGGGTCGACGACGACGCTCCAACAGTAGCCGTGTTCGAGGCCCTCGGTCGGCGTCGTCCACGTCTCGCCGCCGTCGTCGCTCTCGGCGTATCCGTCGCCAGCGGCGTCCCAGACGTGTCCGGGGCGGTCCGGGTGCGTCGTCATCGAGTGGGTGTCGCGTTTACTGGTCGGGACGCGGTCACGCCACGTCTCACCACCGTCGAGTGAGCGGACGAGTGCACCGGCTTCGACGGCGACGAAGAGTCTGTCCGGGTCCGACGCGTCGACTTCTATCCAGCGGACGTGGTGTGTACTCGGCCGCGGTGGGAACGCCCACGACGACGCCGACGGAAGGTCGGAAAGCGGCGGGAGTTCGGTCCACGTCTCCCCGCCGTCCAGTGACCGGAACACCGCCGACGGTTCTGTTCCGGCGTAGACGACGTTCGGGTCTGCCGGCGAAACGGCGAGACTCGTCACCGACTCGGGGAGTACGTCTGTCCCGACAGCGTGCCACGT is drawn from Haloferax litoreum and contains these coding sequences:
- a CDS encoding WD40/YVTN/BNR-like repeat-containing protein yields the protein MHLYAAADGAVLSVSGTPDDAHTRRHLDDHRIECVAADRRVPERALCGTFDAGLFRTTDGGETWHAVGTDVLPESVTSLAVSPADPNVVYAGTEPSAVFRSLDGGETWTELPPLSDLPSASSWAFPPRPSTHHVRWIEVDASDPDRLFVAVEAGALVRSLDGGETWRDRVPTSKRDTHSMTTHPDRPGHVWDAAGDGYAESDDGGETWTTPTEGLEHGYCWSVVVDPADPYSTLLTAARSPMRAHSTGSAESYLYRARGGGPWERLDDTGLPTGSGVTRAVLTAGVSAGECYATNDHGLYRTTDFGDSWTRLDIPWRDERRTASGLAIVG
- a CDS encoding DUF5611 family protein; its protein translation is MKEYKMRRGETLEERIPDMEATVEDYFGPITGTEDFKGSDLYVVGEPKNPVFKRVVVGAVKYSGKKDRLAVNFEEADPTDLSPDDLEAAGEAVNAKNEFLLEATGRDAKSRRDSMKRAVEDDAPDY
- a CDS encoding geranylgeranyl reductase family protein — protein: MYDFAVVGVGPAGARFARRAAEAGYDVLALEKGEVGTPLACSGHVSTDIWEYVPDEARDHLFQNRIYGADFHVGGPNSKAYPFYKQTEVSNVIDRVELDRTLADCAREAGADVREGHTVTAIEEFDDKVELTVSVAGEAGTVSFDAKMVAGCDGPTSRVRRSLDLPEPAETLHGVLAFDPEPDDGDFVDVHLTVPRFFAWRIPRGDAGVEYGLAAPPGAEVNEMFEALTDTYDVETEHFCSGAIPIGPPKRTTTRRAFLVGDAAAQTKPFTGGGILYGMTAADVAAETIDPDDPETLADYESAWRDELSTEIRLGHLVRKCYSFPEWLQHVGLWSLSGEIGVHMDKPSSFFSREHLKKLF
- a CDS encoding DUF6432 family protein, giving the protein MRARREFRNRRDIEVAVLDALVDRHDEGMTVFELRAAVDADIDTIEDALSALKSENLIVVEEAQQRVLIHPDERVVPDPSEEMKNDATLLDRLRKRLGL
- a CDS encoding universal stress protein; this translates as MAIETILLAVGAGDADRIDRLAEETIDIAGPTGATVVVGHVFTKEEYNEALDNLDFDITAEEVSGDDVARRHATVRELVSKFEDEDISYEIRGPVGDHGKKLVELAGEVDADRLIVGGRKRSPAGKAVFGSLAQEVMLESPCPVTFVRADTK
- the ygfZ gene encoding CAF17-like 4Fe-4S cluster assembly/insertion protein YgfZ; its protein translation is MTLVADIHEAHGATFETRGGVEVVSHYGRPDRTHRAVRNGVGVIEHGYGVVAVEGDDRVEYVDNAVTNNVPTEDGEGVYALLLDPDGRIETEMYVYNAGERLLIFTPPDRAEPLVEEWRSKTFLQRVRIRDASEEFAVFGVHGSKSTEKVASILSGAGAPEPELTFVRGSIGGEYGVTVIASDNPTGEEGYDLICRAKDAEDVFDALLFYGNPAVPVGYQTWESLTAEAGTPLFETELRGNIPNVVGVRNALDFDKGCFVGQEVVSKVENRGQPSRRLVGFRAESRPDAGIDAFGGSNVLVDGTSVGSVTRAVESPNLGSPIGFALVNYDIDTDELTISVDDEQVSATVESLPFVEGSARSARIPTYPE
- a CDS encoding ROK family protein codes for the protein MAYYVGVDLGATNVRSVVADDEGEILGQARDGTPRGPTGIAVTEAVLGVVRRACAEAGIDPSDAVACGIGAIGPLDLAEGAVENPANLPDTIDRIPLTGPLSVLLDTDNVYLHNDTNAGVIGERFHSDRNPDDMVYLTISSGVGAGVCVDGHVLAGWDGNAGEVGHMTLDPNGFMTCGCGHDGHWEGYCSGNNIPKYARELHQEDPVETALPIDDPDFSAVDVFEHAGDDEFADHVVDQVGHWNAMGVANIVHAYAPLIIYVGGAVALNNPELILDPIREQMSDMVMSNIPEIQLTTLGDEVVVEGALASAMTAGTGDRSRL
- a CDS encoding TIGR00266 family protein, with the protein product MDHTIDYRPAFALLTVSLDEGESIRSEAGSMVSFADGIDIETNANGGLFGSLKRSVLGGESFFQNTFHARTAGDVSLAPPLPGDIVHQRLEDETMYVQSGSYLASDVALDLDTSFGGAKTFFGSEGLFLLKLEGTGDSFLSSYGAIHEVELSDGEHYTVDTGHIVAFDGTATFSVERVGGLKSTLFSGEGLVCTFTGPGTVWLQSRSMDSFLSWLIPKLPSTNTA
- a CDS encoding DUF7093 family protein gives rise to the protein MGLTCRLLGHSYGDPETEREREERGDEVVVSIRELQVCSRCGHEQVISENKEVTAIRTPEEVGMTEGEVETAAAGFEPANPKPGTSEASGPDAEAEAPSETDTAPDIETAPDPETEAVADAQSTPDHPAVDETVEADEAPEEAEPPVTDDAIILDDEHDDEAQRDRTQWPDEVSDVDTDESAPAPAPDGDDAEFIDADAEADTAGDAPKPTREHGAWPEAPGEDEGWDAKPDDGEPASVSFGGGLTPEVNGSVNPASNGEYVEADDADEFVRAEETNLEAPDQAIEYYCPNCGHSRAASASSMRAGDICPECKKGYIAEREA